One Nitrospina watsonii DNA segment encodes these proteins:
- a CDS encoding SDR family oxidoreductase, protein MNSETMRNRTCLITGANSGIGYETAWSLAAMGARLILVCRNPEKGQAALESLRQRTGNTDLELMIADLASLQQVEKLTEQVRGKYSALHVLINNAGLLQGKRQLTEDGYETTFAVNHLAHYVLTLRLLDLLKAGAPARIINVSSIVHLIGSIRFDDPFFEKKRYRAMSAYAQSKLANILFTYKLARLLEGTGVTVNAMHPGVVATNFGHAGPAWYKLAKVFARPFYIRPQNGARTLIHLAASPVVENITGTYFVRKRSVPTLPLSYDQTIQDRLWDISGQMTGVRLVT, encoded by the coding sequence ATGAATTCGGAAACCATGCGCAACCGCACCTGCCTGATCACCGGGGCCAATTCCGGCATTGGTTATGAAACCGCGTGGTCGCTGGCGGCCATGGGTGCACGATTGATCCTCGTCTGCCGCAATCCGGAAAAGGGACAGGCGGCGTTGGAATCGCTGCGCCAGCGCACCGGCAATACGGACCTTGAGCTGATGATCGCCGACCTCGCCTCGCTGCAACAGGTGGAGAAGCTGACCGAACAGGTCCGCGGCAAATACAGCGCCCTGCACGTACTCATCAACAACGCCGGACTCCTGCAGGGCAAGCGGCAGCTCACGGAAGATGGCTACGAAACCACGTTCGCCGTCAACCACCTCGCGCATTACGTGCTGACGCTGCGCCTGCTCGACCTGCTGAAAGCGGGCGCGCCGGCGCGCATCATCAACGTCTCGTCCATCGTCCACCTGATCGGTTCCATCCGTTTCGACGACCCGTTTTTCGAGAAGAAACGGTACCGGGCGATGTCCGCCTACGCCCAGTCGAAACTGGCCAACATCCTGTTCACCTACAAGCTGGCGCGCCTGCTGGAGGGAACCGGCGTCACCGTCAACGCCATGCACCCCGGCGTGGTGGCGACGAATTTCGGTCATGCCGGGCCCGCCTGGTACAAGCTGGCGAAAGTATTCGCCCGACCGTTTTACATCCGTCCGCAGAACGGCGCGCGCACCTTGATCCACCTCGCCGCGTCGCCGGTGGTCGAAAACATCACCGGCACCTACTTCGTGCGCAAACGTTCCGTGCCCACGCTGCCGTTGTCCTACGACCAAACCATTCAGGACCGGTTGTGGGACATCAGCGGCCAGATGACGGGAGTGCGGCTCGTCACATGA
- a CDS encoding PilW family protein produces the protein MKTLRHHLNRMNRQDGFTLIEMLITMALGLMILSAVIYTFTQQERLLKDQNADSEIRALARYAMGKMAEDLRAAGAGVPALRRFDSADTTEFSFRTISRDSTNNPLEPGTVVSDITSGDTQISLGNVDGLQAGQTVALYDIEDLADTTISGHDISKTINNVNTGAKKVTLSAGVTANYLAYDTMFNPFDVITYTYDAANDRITRTINGTTSTLISNVTAFTFVYKDVNENALAVPVSASNLNVMRKVEIAITVQDPKKSNASIDMNTDIYFRTTGL, from the coding sequence ATGAAAACTCTCAGACACCATTTGAATAGAATGAACCGGCAGGACGGATTCACCCTGATCGAAATGCTGATCACCATGGCATTGGGTTTGATGATTCTGAGTGCGGTCATCTACACCTTCACCCAGCAGGAAAGGCTGTTGAAGGACCAGAATGCGGATTCGGAAATCCGGGCCCTCGCCCGTTATGCCATGGGTAAGATGGCGGAAGATTTGCGGGCCGCTGGTGCCGGAGTCCCGGCTCTGAGACGGTTCGACTCAGCGGACACCACGGAGTTTTCCTTCCGCACCATTTCCCGCGACTCAACGAACAACCCGCTGGAACCGGGAACCGTGGTATCCGACATAACCTCTGGGGACACGCAGATCAGCCTGGGCAATGTGGACGGACTTCAGGCGGGGCAGACCGTTGCGCTTTACGACATTGAGGACCTGGCGGACACCACCATCAGTGGACACGACATCAGCAAGACCATCAACAATGTCAATACCGGGGCCAAAAAAGTGACCCTGAGTGCAGGGGTGACGGCGAACTATCTGGCATACGACACCATGTTCAATCCGTTCGATGTGATCACCTACACCTACGATGCCGCCAACGACCGCATCACGCGAACGATCAACGGCACCACCAGCACCCTGATCAGCAACGTCACGGCCTTTACGTTCGTTTACAAGGATGTCAACGAAAACGCCCTGGCGGTTCCGGTGAGTGCCAGCAACCTGAATGTCATGCGTAAGGTCGAGATTGCCATTACCGTGCAGGATCCGAAGAAATCGAACGCCAGCATTGACATGAATACGGATATTTATTTCAGGACGACGGGCTTATAG
- a CDS encoding type IV pilus modification PilV family protein: protein MKPIPIAMHLKRTVRDKFLNNEQGFSLIDILLAIALLSFGLLAYGAFMGSTVDRNSSNEWGSIAATIAEERIEALRTKAQSTVINNADDETDTPVVVSKVTFNRTTDVVNGAAGNLTDITVTVTWTDNLPSTYTVSTRLHQQP from the coding sequence ATGAAACCCATTCCAATCGCAATGCATTTGAAAAGAACGGTGCGGGACAAATTTTTGAATAATGAGCAGGGCTTCTCCCTCATCGACATTCTGCTGGCGATCGCCCTTTTGAGTTTTGGATTGTTGGCTTATGGGGCGTTCATGGGTTCCACCGTGGACCGCAACTCGAGCAACGAGTGGGGCAGTATCGCGGCAACCATTGCTGAGGAGCGAATCGAAGCTTTGCGCACCAAGGCACAGAGCACGGTGATCAACAACGCGGATGACGAAACCGATACTCCCGTGGTGGTGTCGAAGGTGACTTTCAACCGGACCACGGATGTGGTCAATGGAGCGGCCGGAAACCTGACCGACATTACGGTGACGGTGACCTGGACGGACAATCTGCCCAGCACGTACACGGTCAGCACACGCCTTCATCAACAACCATAA
- a CDS encoding HAD family hydrolase has translation MNDRSPNTKSPREGLKWVKVARFLALPFSPHRVKTYRRVPRFEDVCIDGLLADGIEGVLLDADGTLGPHHTRTFPDSVVTHVKLMQAVGLKLALFTNAFEDRFEQFEGVPVVTNVPPKPDPEGFHTAMRDYLKLDDPAKVVMIGDNYITDGGAIDAGMRFIHVKPVPGDENTFHHTTRYLAELCARAWRPASTLTSKTNKTNSRAGV, from the coding sequence ATGAATGACCGCAGCCCCAACACCAAGTCGCCGCGTGAAGGCTTGAAATGGGTGAAGGTCGCCCGCTTTCTCGCCCTGCCCTTTTCCCCGCACCGGGTGAAAACCTATCGCCGCGTGCCCCGCTTCGAAGACGTCTGCATCGACGGCCTGCTCGCCGACGGCATCGAGGGCGTGCTGCTGGACGCCGACGGCACGCTGGGTCCGCACCACACGCGCACGTTTCCCGATTCCGTGGTGACGCACGTCAAATTGATGCAGGCGGTGGGCTTGAAACTGGCCCTGTTCACCAATGCCTTCGAGGACCGCTTCGAGCAGTTCGAAGGCGTGCCGGTGGTGACCAACGTGCCGCCCAAGCCGGACCCGGAGGGATTCCACACCGCCATGCGCGACTACCTGAAGCTCGACGACCCGGCAAAGGTGGTGATGATCGGCGACAACTACATCACCGACGGCGGCGCCATCGACGCCGGCATGCGCTTCATCCACGTGAAGCCGGTGCCCGGCGATGAAAATACCTTCCACCACACCACGCGTTATCTGGCCGAGTTGTGCGCCCGCGCCTGGCGGCCTGCCTCCACTCTCACCTCTAAAACCAATAAAACCAACTCCAGAGCGGGGGTTTGA
- a CDS encoding DUF4124 domain-containing protein produces the protein MNKTILSCFKKLVLLAVLLLAVVHSPAEAKVFRWIDDMGRVHYSDYRSAIPVQYRDQIKYKVPPAAKLIGDAESQQPKSPEENTEAGEEKQKLATGEKSVSVPKPPQLTLEPETIKLMLVVKEYFDIHKEQVKGHVESFKFDEVFGKYFLRLVKKRIPAEKNLLERLKNPSLVSLKNARNFLIDTLREDEKVDVKENGFQPTMDSLEYRLKQEIVLLDELIPQITEDLVRAGVNREQIEAMQAKIE, from the coding sequence GTGAACAAAACCATTCTAAGCTGTTTCAAAAAGTTGGTGCTGCTGGCCGTGTTGTTGCTGGCGGTGGTGCATTCCCCTGCTGAAGCAAAAGTGTTCCGCTGGATCGACGACATGGGCCGGGTGCATTACAGCGATTACCGTTCGGCCATTCCCGTTCAATACCGCGATCAGATCAAATACAAGGTTCCACCCGCCGCCAAGCTGATTGGGGACGCAGAAAGCCAACAACCGAAGTCGCCAGAAGAAAATACAGAGGCTGGAGAGGAAAAACAAAAACTGGCCACCGGGGAAAAATCCGTTTCCGTACCCAAGCCGCCTCAACTAACGCTTGAACCGGAAACCATTAAATTAATGCTTGTGGTCAAGGAATACTTTGATATCCACAAGGAGCAGGTCAAAGGCCATGTAGAAAGCTTCAAATTCGATGAAGTTTTTGGAAAGTATTTCCTCAGGCTGGTCAAAAAGAGGATCCCGGCGGAAAAAAACCTGCTCGAGAGGTTGAAAAACCCCTCTCTCGTTTCGTTAAAAAATGCGCGCAATTTTCTTATCGATACCTTGCGGGAAGATGAGAAGGTGGACGTTAAGGAAAACGGATTTCAGCCGACAATGGACAGCCTGGAATACCGTCTCAAGCAGGAGATCGTCCTCCTCGATGAGCTGATTCCCCAAATCACTGAGGATCTGGTTCGAGCGGGCGTGAACCGGGAACAAATTGAGGCCATGCAGGCGAAAATAGAATAA